A single window of Rhodococcus jostii RHA1 DNA harbors:
- a CDS encoding long-chain-fatty-acid--CoA ligase has protein sequence MPNLSMNLTASARDVPGNVALRCDDLQLTFTEFDDAAARLATVLERAGIAPGDRVGLMLPNTPAFAIVLYGILRRGAIAVPMNPLLKSREVAFFLSNTGATALFGSPGFADAATAAAAATGARCWLVDDAGLDDLMADVPPQPRPVDRTDTDTAVVLHTSGTTGKPKGAELTHGGLARNAEVTARTLLEIGPADVVMGCLPLFHVFGLTCGLNAAVSVGATLTLIPRFEPRQALEVVERDGVTVFEGVPTMYSALLGVASEFPESATATLRVCVSGGSALPVQVLTDFEEAVGAVILEGYGLSETSPVASFNHPGRERKPGTIGTPIEGVEMRVVDDAGAEVAQGEPGEIQIRGGNVMKGYWNLPDATAAAVSPDGWFATGDIGKVDEDGYFVIVDRKKDLIIRGGFNVYPREVEEVLYEHPAVAEAAVVGVPHESLGEEIGAAIALKAGAHADPAELCDFVRTRVAAYKYPRKIWLVDTLPKGPTGKIVRREITVPASTTESTAP, from the coding sequence TTGCCGAATCTGAGCATGAATCTCACAGCGTCCGCCCGAGACGTTCCCGGGAACGTCGCCCTCCGGTGCGACGACCTGCAGCTCACCTTCACCGAGTTCGACGACGCTGCCGCCCGGCTCGCCACCGTCCTCGAACGCGCCGGCATCGCACCGGGCGACCGGGTCGGGTTGATGCTGCCCAACACCCCCGCGTTCGCGATCGTCTTGTACGGCATCCTGCGGCGCGGCGCGATCGCCGTCCCCATGAATCCGCTGCTGAAATCGCGGGAGGTGGCGTTCTTTCTGTCCAACACGGGCGCGACGGCACTGTTCGGGTCGCCGGGGTTCGCGGATGCGGCCACCGCCGCCGCGGCGGCGACGGGCGCGCGGTGCTGGCTGGTGGACGACGCGGGTCTCGACGACCTGATGGCCGACGTTCCGCCGCAGCCGCGTCCGGTCGATCGCACGGACACCGACACCGCCGTCGTGCTCCACACGTCCGGGACGACCGGCAAGCCCAAGGGCGCGGAACTAACCCACGGCGGACTCGCGCGGAACGCCGAGGTCACCGCGCGCACCCTGCTCGAGATCGGGCCCGCCGACGTGGTGATGGGATGTCTGCCGCTCTTCCACGTGTTCGGCCTGACCTGCGGGCTGAACGCCGCCGTGTCGGTCGGTGCGACCCTCACGTTGATCCCGCGGTTCGAGCCACGCCAGGCGCTCGAGGTGGTCGAACGTGACGGTGTCACCGTCTTCGAGGGTGTCCCGACGATGTACTCGGCGCTGCTCGGCGTGGCGTCCGAGTTTCCGGAGTCGGCCACAGCGACACTCCGCGTCTGCGTATCCGGCGGCTCGGCGCTGCCGGTGCAGGTGCTCACCGACTTCGAGGAGGCCGTCGGGGCCGTGATCCTCGAAGGGTACGGACTGTCGGAGACCTCCCCCGTCGCCTCGTTCAACCACCCGGGCCGCGAACGCAAACCCGGCACGATCGGCACTCCCATCGAGGGCGTCGAGATGCGCGTGGTCGACGACGCGGGCGCCGAGGTGGCGCAAGGCGAACCCGGCGAGATTCAGATCCGCGGCGGCAACGTGATGAAGGGCTACTGGAACCTGCCCGACGCCACCGCGGCGGCCGTCTCCCCGGACGGCTGGTTCGCCACCGGCGACATCGGAAAGGTCGACGAGGACGGGTATTTCGTCATCGTCGACCGGAAAAAGGACCTGATCATCCGTGGTGGTTTCAACGTCTACCCCCGCGAGGTCGAGGAAGTGCTCTACGAGCACCCCGCGGTGGCCGAGGCGGCCGTCGTCGGTGTTCCGCACGAGTCCCTCGGCGAGGAGATCGGCGCCGCGATCGCGCTCAAAGCGGGTGCGCACGCCGACCCCGCCGAGCTGTGTGACTTCGTCAGGACCCGGGTCGCCGCCTACAAGTACCCGCGCAAGATCTGGCTCGTCGACACCCTTCCCAAGGGCCCGACCGGCAAGATCGTCCGCCGCGAGATCACCGTCCCCGCTTCCACCACCGAAAGCACCGCACCGTGA
- a CDS encoding PucR family transcriptional regulator: MAASPDPSVAAMGRVMLGHADELGAELADLIRVQVDFYGSSAVVAKDELRQSCAANIAFVFRQLSGDADPDIPAAAETGTARARAGVPLPAVMDAYRVGFRFMWEATIAEARRNGDLSIDSILDATSQILLAQDTFTQAMTTAYRKQLTIQILSHEEERSALVEALLFRRITDRHNLWEIADTLRLPTSGPYVVVAAEVPEIGRLGLPEIASKLDVRDIRSAWRLLPDLQVGIVYLRAPAVLGTVVEVLEGVASSRVGISPRFDNLAETGEGLRLARLAIAGEPSSKSLVALFDDSPLAFAAASAPDTMTRIRTSILGPLDELPDAERQILVTTFEAWLDTGGSANDTATAIFCHPNTVRHRLRRIEERTGRSLSRPRDVAELCLAFEIERRRPRASET; the protein is encoded by the coding sequence ATGGCTGCGTCCCCCGACCCCTCTGTCGCAGCGATGGGCAGGGTGATGCTCGGCCACGCCGACGAACTGGGTGCGGAGCTCGCCGATCTGATCCGGGTGCAAGTCGATTTCTACGGTTCGAGTGCCGTCGTCGCGAAGGACGAGCTCCGGCAAAGTTGCGCCGCCAACATCGCTTTCGTCTTCCGGCAACTGTCCGGCGACGCCGACCCGGACATTCCCGCGGCGGCGGAGACCGGTACCGCGCGAGCCCGCGCCGGTGTTCCGTTGCCGGCCGTCATGGACGCATACCGTGTGGGGTTCCGATTCATGTGGGAGGCGACAATCGCGGAGGCACGCCGGAACGGCGACCTGTCGATCGACTCGATCCTGGATGCGACGTCGCAGATACTGCTCGCCCAGGACACCTTCACCCAGGCGATGACCACCGCCTACCGGAAGCAGCTCACCATTCAGATCCTCAGCCACGAGGAGGAGCGGTCCGCGTTGGTGGAAGCGCTTCTGTTCCGGCGGATCACCGACCGGCACAATCTGTGGGAGATCGCCGACACCCTGCGCCTGCCCACTTCGGGTCCCTATGTCGTTGTAGCAGCCGAGGTTCCAGAGATCGGACGACTGGGGCTCCCCGAGATCGCGAGCAAATTGGACGTGCGCGACATCCGCTCGGCGTGGCGGTTGCTTCCCGACCTACAGGTCGGGATCGTCTACCTCCGGGCGCCGGCGGTGCTCGGTACCGTCGTCGAGGTTCTCGAGGGCGTCGCATCGTCGCGTGTCGGGATCAGCCCGCGGTTCGACAATCTCGCCGAGACGGGTGAGGGGCTGCGTCTCGCCCGGCTGGCCATCGCGGGTGAACCCTCGTCGAAGTCACTGGTCGCGCTGTTCGACGATTCCCCGCTCGCGTTCGCCGCCGCGAGCGCACCCGACACGATGACCCGCATCCGGACGTCCATCCTCGGCCCCCTCGACGAGCTGCCGGACGCGGAGCGTCAGATCCTGGTGACCACCTTCGAGGCCTGGCTCGACACCGGCGGCTCGGCGAACGACACCGCGACCGCGATCTTCTGCCACCCCAACACGGTGCGTCACCGGCTGCGCCGGATCGAGGAGCGGACCGGCAGGTCTCTCTCGCGACCGCGGGACGTGGCCGAGTTGTGCCTGGCGTTCGAGATCGAGCGCCGCCGGCCGCGAGCCTCCGAGACGTAG
- a CDS encoding flavin-containing monooxygenase, producing the protein MSTERFETIVIGAGQAGLATGYHLTRCGQRFVILDAHDRVGDVWRERFDSLRLYSPARYDGLPGWGIPAPAWSWPGKDEVADYFEAYAQRFALPIRTGTTVDGLSRDGDRYVVTAGTDRFEADNVVVASGTWQSPVVPDLAERLDPRIRQLHSSDYRNPSQLQDGPVLVVGCSHSGADIALEASRSHRTTICGPVRGEVPFDIEGRLAHLAVPIMWFMANHVLTERTPVGRKMCTHVRSGGGPLLRVKRADLAAAGVEHFPAKVTGVHDGRPVLDDGTAFDVRNVIWCTGFRKDTSWIQIPVTGSDGWPEQSRGVSPDHPGLYFVGLPFLQAFASMLTGGVGRDAAYVAKHIAKRVVVRSPEAVA; encoded by the coding sequence ATGTCCACAGAACGCTTCGAGACGATCGTGATCGGCGCCGGACAAGCCGGCCTCGCCACCGGATACCATCTCACACGATGCGGGCAGCGATTCGTGATCCTCGACGCCCACGACCGCGTCGGAGACGTGTGGCGGGAGCGATTCGACTCGCTCCGGCTCTACAGTCCCGCCCGGTACGACGGCCTGCCCGGCTGGGGAATTCCCGCCCCGGCGTGGTCCTGGCCCGGGAAGGACGAGGTCGCCGACTACTTCGAGGCCTACGCGCAGCGATTCGCGCTCCCGATCCGGACCGGCACCACCGTCGACGGCCTGTCCCGTGACGGCGACCGTTACGTCGTCACCGCCGGGACGGACCGATTCGAGGCCGACAACGTCGTCGTCGCCTCCGGGACCTGGCAGTCCCCGGTCGTCCCGGATCTCGCCGAGCGCCTCGACCCCCGGATCCGGCAACTGCATTCGAGCGACTACCGCAATCCGTCCCAACTGCAGGACGGGCCGGTGCTGGTGGTCGGGTGCAGCCACTCCGGCGCGGACATCGCGCTGGAGGCCTCCCGTTCGCATCGCACCACGATCTGCGGGCCCGTCCGCGGGGAGGTGCCGTTCGACATCGAGGGACGCCTCGCCCACCTCGCGGTCCCGATCATGTGGTTCATGGCCAATCACGTTCTGACGGAACGCACCCCCGTCGGCCGGAAGATGTGCACCCACGTCCGCTCGGGCGGCGGACCACTCCTGCGGGTCAAGCGGGCCGACCTGGCTGCGGCCGGTGTGGAGCACTTCCCCGCGAAGGTCACCGGCGTCCACGACGGCAGACCGGTCCTCGACGACGGCACCGCATTCGACGTCCGCAACGTCATCTGGTGCACCGGGTTCCGCAAGGACACGTCGTGGATCCAGATCCCCGTCACCGGCTCCGACGGGTGGCCCGAGCAGTCCCGCGGAGTCTCACCGGACCATCCGGGACTGTATTTCGTGGGGCTGCCGTTCCTGCAGGCGTTCGCGTCGATGCTCACCGGCGGCGTGGGCCGCGACGCCGCGTACGTCGCGAAACACATCGCGAAACGCGTGGTCGTCCGCTCGCCGGAGGCGGTCGCCTGA
- a CDS encoding helix-turn-helix transcriptional regulator translates to MSDAASELRTGRAAFERRDWRDAYARLSGADRQDPLSGDDLELVATAAYLLGEDDASTEWWERAVHEWARAGRPVRSARCAFWLSFVLIMRGEQARGGGWLSKAQRLLDTAGVDCAERGYLLVPQGLRRIDAGDGTAARDIFRAITETGTRFADPDLTTLGVLGTGHSLVLLGEVADAVSAFDEAMVGVTSDEVSPVVAGIVYCAVIEQCQNMCDLRRSREWTVALEEWCSSQPDLVPYRGQCLVHRAEILQLQGEWPTAMDSARRARERLASHAAAGSAAYVMADLHRLRGEVAQAEKLFLEANRWGRRPQPGLALMRMAQGRVGSAVASIRCAVDESTGAVERARLLPACVDILLAAGDVPAARAAADELDSIATRFVIPYLCALSAQTSGSVLHAEGRGSDALTVLRDAWRRWQDIGAPYECARVRESVALVCRDLGDDDTAQMEHDLASATYRQLGAVPDLERLRAEFRPDPAVSTPLTPREVCVLRLVAAGKSNRAVATELFLSEKTVARHLSNIFVKLGISSRSAATAYAYEHRLVGPSA, encoded by the coding sequence ATGTCCGACGCGGCGTCGGAACTCCGGACGGGCCGTGCGGCCTTCGAACGACGAGACTGGCGCGACGCCTACGCCCGACTGTCGGGCGCCGACCGGCAGGACCCGCTGTCCGGTGACGACCTCGAACTGGTCGCCACCGCCGCCTACCTGCTCGGTGAGGACGACGCCAGCACCGAATGGTGGGAACGGGCGGTGCACGAGTGGGCCCGCGCGGGTCGGCCGGTGCGCTCCGCGCGGTGCGCGTTCTGGCTCTCGTTCGTTTTGATCATGCGGGGCGAGCAGGCGCGCGGCGGCGGCTGGCTGAGCAAGGCCCAGCGACTGCTGGACACCGCGGGGGTGGACTGCGCCGAACGCGGCTACCTACTGGTGCCGCAGGGACTGAGGCGGATCGACGCCGGTGACGGCACCGCCGCGCGCGACATCTTCCGTGCGATCACGGAGACGGGCACCCGGTTCGCCGACCCGGACCTGACGACGCTGGGGGTGCTGGGCACCGGTCATTCGCTCGTCCTGCTGGGGGAGGTCGCCGACGCGGTGTCCGCGTTCGACGAGGCGATGGTCGGGGTGACGTCCGACGAGGTGTCCCCGGTGGTGGCGGGGATCGTGTACTGCGCCGTGATCGAGCAGTGCCAGAACATGTGCGATCTCCGCCGGTCCAGGGAATGGACTGTGGCGCTGGAGGAGTGGTGCTCTTCGCAACCCGACCTCGTCCCCTACCGCGGTCAGTGCCTCGTCCACCGCGCCGAGATCCTGCAACTGCAGGGCGAGTGGCCCACGGCGATGGACTCGGCGCGGCGGGCACGCGAGCGGCTCGCCTCGCACGCCGCGGCCGGGTCCGCCGCCTACGTGATGGCCGACCTCCACCGCCTGCGCGGCGAGGTCGCCCAGGCCGAGAAGCTGTTTCTGGAGGCGAACCGCTGGGGCAGGCGGCCGCAGCCCGGACTCGCGCTGATGCGGATGGCGCAGGGGCGGGTCGGCAGCGCGGTCGCTTCGATCCGCTGTGCGGTGGACGAGTCCACCGGCGCCGTGGAACGCGCCCGGCTGCTGCCCGCCTGCGTGGACATCCTGCTCGCCGCCGGCGACGTCCCGGCGGCTCGCGCCGCAGCCGACGAACTCGACTCGATTGCAACACGATTCGTGATCCCCTACCTGTGCGCACTGTCCGCTCAGACGTCGGGGTCGGTGCTGCACGCCGAAGGTCGGGGCAGCGACGCGCTGACCGTTCTGCGCGACGCGTGGCGACGCTGGCAGGACATCGGCGCTCCCTACGAGTGCGCGCGGGTCCGGGAGTCGGTCGCGCTGGTGTGCCGCGACCTGGGGGACGACGACACCGCGCAGATGGAGCACGACCTCGCGTCCGCCACCTACCGGCAACTGGGCGCGGTCCCGGATCTCGAGCGACTCCGGGCGGAGTTCCGCCCCGACCCGGCGGTCAGCACTCCCCTGACCCCGCGTGAGGTGTGTGTGCTCCGCCTCGTGGCGGCGGGCAAGAGCAACCGGGCGGTGGCGACGGAACTGTTCCTCAGCGAGAAGACGGTCGCGCGGCACCTGAGCAACATCTTCGTCAAGCTGGGGATCTCGTCGCGGTCCGCGGCCACGGCCTATGCGTACGAGCATCGCCTCGTCGGGCCGTCTGCATGA
- a CDS encoding daunorubicin resistance protein DrrA family ABC transporter ATP-binding protein: MVDAITAEGLVKKYGKVTALDGVDLAVPSGTVMALLGPNGAGKTTAVRVFTTLLVPDAGRAEVAGLDVVHDARVLRSRIGASGQYAAVDEYLTGFENLEMVGRLYHLGGKRSKARARELLEQFDLVEAGDRPVKGYSGGMRRRLDLAGALVAEPEVLFLDEPTTGLDPRARLALWDVIDNLVARGTTLLLTTQYMEEAERLADQIAVIDHGSVIARGTADELKDRVGGERIELSVREGIELSVVRDELAPLAAGDILVEENVRRVTVPVTGGADALVEALGRLSDRGVKVFDVGLRRPTLDDVFLTLTGHEAEEEHVS; this comes from the coding sequence ATGGTCGATGCGATAACGGCAGAGGGTCTGGTCAAGAAATACGGCAAGGTCACGGCACTGGACGGGGTCGACCTCGCGGTCCCGTCGGGAACGGTGATGGCGCTGCTCGGCCCGAACGGCGCCGGCAAGACGACGGCGGTGCGGGTCTTCACCACCCTTCTCGTCCCGGATGCCGGCCGGGCGGAGGTGGCCGGTCTCGACGTCGTCCACGATGCGCGGGTGCTCCGATCCCGGATCGGGGCGTCGGGTCAGTACGCCGCCGTCGACGAGTACCTCACCGGTTTCGAGAACCTCGAGATGGTCGGGCGGCTCTACCACCTCGGGGGCAAGCGCAGTAAGGCGCGCGCCCGCGAACTGCTCGAACAGTTCGACCTGGTCGAGGCAGGAGATCGCCCCGTCAAGGGCTACTCGGGTGGCATGCGTCGTCGTCTCGACCTCGCGGGAGCACTCGTCGCCGAGCCGGAAGTGTTGTTCCTGGACGAACCGACCACCGGGCTCGACCCCCGCGCCCGGCTGGCGCTCTGGGATGTCATCGACAATCTCGTCGCCAGGGGCACCACGCTTCTCCTGACCACCCAGTACATGGAAGAAGCCGAGCGCCTCGCCGACCAGATCGCCGTGATCGACCACGGTTCGGTCATCGCCCGCGGAACTGCCGACGAATTGAAGGACCGCGTGGGCGGTGAGCGCATCGAGTTGAGCGTCCGGGAGGGCATCGAACTCTCCGTCGTGCGCGACGAACTGGCCCCACTCGCCGCTGGGGACATCCTGGTGGAGGAGAACGTCCGCCGTGTGACGGTGCCGGTGACCGGCGGTGCGGACGCCCTCGTCGAGGCGCTGGGCCGCCTCTCCGATCGAGGAGTGAAGGTGTTCGACGTCGGTCTGCGCCGACCGACCCTGGACGACGTGTTCCTCACCCTGACCGGACACGAAGCCGAAGAGGAGCACGTCTCATGA
- a CDS encoding ABC transporter permease encodes MSAPQTASVHTALADGLTIAKRNMIKIKRVPDLIVFTTLSPIMFVLLFAYVFGSAIQVPGMSYREFLIAGIFTQTVIFGATWTGLGMVEDLQKGIIDRFRSLPMAPSAVLLGRTSTDVLINIVSLVVMSLTGLIIGWRIHSSLGEALLGYLLLLLFAYALSWVMAVVGLWIRTPEVFNNASFIVIFPLSFIANTFVETTNLPGPLKVIAEWNPVSAVTQAVRELFGNTNPDMTVPDAWPLQHPIIASLAWSAVLLVIFVPFAIRRYKKAVSR; translated from the coding sequence ATGAGCGCCCCACAGACCGCGTCCGTGCACACCGCGCTCGCGGACGGGCTCACGATCGCCAAGCGCAACATGATCAAGATCAAGCGCGTCCCCGACCTCATCGTGTTCACCACGTTGTCGCCGATCATGTTCGTGCTGCTGTTCGCGTACGTGTTCGGTAGTGCCATCCAGGTTCCCGGGATGTCCTACCGCGAGTTCCTGATCGCCGGGATCTTCACGCAGACAGTCATCTTCGGGGCCACATGGACTGGTCTCGGGATGGTCGAGGATCTGCAGAAGGGGATCATCGACCGGTTCCGGTCGCTTCCGATGGCCCCATCCGCCGTTCTCCTCGGCCGCACCTCCACCGACGTCCTGATCAACATCGTCAGCCTTGTCGTGATGTCACTGACGGGTCTGATCATCGGGTGGCGCATCCACTCGAGTCTCGGCGAAGCGCTGCTCGGCTACCTGCTCCTGCTGTTGTTCGCCTACGCGCTGTCGTGGGTGATGGCGGTGGTCGGCCTGTGGATCCGCACGCCGGAGGTGTTCAACAACGCCAGCTTCATCGTCATCTTCCCGCTCTCGTTCATCGCGAACACGTTCGTCGAGACCACCAACCTGCCCGGTCCGCTGAAGGTGATCGCGGAATGGAATCCGGTGTCCGCGGTGACGCAGGCCGTGCGAGAACTGTTCGGAAACACCAACCCGGACATGACCGTTCCCGACGCTTGGCCGTTGCAGCACCCGATCATCGCCTCACTGGCATGGTCGGCGGTGCTGCTGGTGATCTTCGTGCCGTTCGCGATCCGGCGCTACAAGAAGGCCGTCAGCCGCTGA
- a CDS encoding ester cyclase has translation MSLEANKELIRRFYTEIDAGNIDALDELVDENYLDHSPPPFPGLEAPGREGLKQVFRLFWEATPGTHVIEDQVAEGDKVVTRLLCAGTQTGDLPGIPATGNRMEMTATVIHRIENGRIAEKWSDKDVLAMLQQLGVIPAAGR, from the coding sequence ATGTCACTGGAAGCGAACAAGGAATTGATCCGGCGTTTCTACACCGAGATCGACGCAGGCAACATCGACGCACTGGACGAACTCGTCGACGAGAATTACCTCGACCATTCACCGCCGCCGTTTCCCGGCCTCGAAGCACCGGGGCGCGAGGGACTGAAGCAGGTATTCCGGTTGTTCTGGGAGGCCACACCGGGGACGCACGTGATCGAGGATCAGGTGGCCGAGGGCGACAAGGTCGTTACCCGGCTACTGTGTGCCGGAACGCAGACGGGTGATCTGCCCGGAATTCCCGCGACGGGGAACCGCATGGAAATGACCGCCACCGTCATCCACCGCATCGAGAACGGGCGGATTGCGGAGAAGTGGTCGGACAAGGACGTCCTCGCCATGCTCCAGCAGTTGGGCGTGATCCCGGCTGCGGGGCGGTGA
- a CDS encoding nucleotidyltransferase family protein, translating into MTIGGVLLAAGAGSRMGMPKSLVVGADGEPWLARGVRVLSAAGCEPTVVVLGARAEEAEDLLPDGAPVTVGIAEDWQSGLSASLRRGLEVAATFDDVDAVVITLVDLPDLGVDAIRRVASVPPGDARAALRQAHYAGRPGHPVLIGRDHWLPLRRSLTGDSGARTYLGAHGAETVDCSDLGSGRDVDSPRELR; encoded by the coding sequence ATGACGATCGGGGGCGTGCTGCTCGCGGCCGGGGCCGGTTCGCGCATGGGCATGCCCAAGTCACTCGTCGTCGGCGCGGACGGAGAACCGTGGCTCGCGCGCGGCGTGCGAGTGCTGTCGGCCGCGGGATGCGAGCCCACCGTCGTGGTGCTCGGTGCCCGCGCCGAGGAGGCCGAGGACCTACTTCCCGACGGCGCCCCCGTCACCGTCGGGATCGCGGAGGACTGGCAGTCGGGATTGTCCGCCTCCCTGCGCCGGGGGCTGGAGGTCGCGGCGACGTTCGACGACGTCGATGCCGTCGTCATCACCCTCGTCGATCTCCCCGACCTCGGTGTCGACGCAATCCGGCGGGTGGCGTCGGTGCCGCCCGGCGACGCCCGAGCGGCGCTCCGTCAGGCTCATTACGCCGGCCGTCCGGGTCACCCCGTGCTGATCGGCCGGGACCACTGGCTACCGTTGCGGCGCAGTCTCACCGGCGACTCCGGCGCACGCACGTACCTCGGCGCACACGGCGCCGAGACGGTCGACTGCTCCGACCTGGGGTCGGGACGCGACGTCGATTCGCCGCGCGAACTCCGCTAG